CTTTATGGATGACGTCATATAGCGtgctaaaataatggcctaagaagtgatttatttatttatttatttattttatgtttgttttttgcctaaatcatatttttgggggaaaaatttgtttgctttttgttttgttttttcaaaatcacttttggggggggggggattacTTAGCCCATCAGGAATGCGGTGCTATTAAATATGAACTTGCTGTAATGTTTTCCAGATTAAACATTTCCATGTctcacacacagcagcagcttaaTTGTTAcgatagtaataataataataatcagtgtGAGCGCTCACCGAGGTTGACGAAGCTCATCACCGTGTCCGCGTCGTCCAGGAAGCGGCTGTCCTGCTGGCTCACCGCCGCCGACGCCTGACCCTGCAAAACCGCCCTGTACCGCGAGACAGCGCGCGGCTCTGCCTCCGTGGACACCGTGTTGTACAGATCCAGCATGAACGTCGGCGCGGCGTTGTGCTTGGCGTGGGCGTGCGGCCGCGGGCGCTGTGGCAGGCCCAGGATGGAGAGGATCTCCCGCTGGATCTCCCTGCGCTCTTGGCTCCGCAGTCTCCGGTGGATGAAGCTGGAGCGCGCCTCGCTGTCCACGGAGAAGTTGGAGAAGGAGACGCGCGTGGCCGACGCGCAGGATCCCCAGCACGACAGCAGGAGCAGAGCCACAAGCATTTtagtttatgtttcttttaaactctCCCAACTTTTACGCACGACTCTAATCCTTAAAGGAGACGCCGGAGATGCGATCTGTTCCCCAGGCGGTCCTCGGACATGTGcagagagttaaaaaaaaaaaaaacaacacgcCGCCCACTATCAACGCGGTgtgtcattcattcattcataattcCCCGTTTGCGCGGCAGCGTGCAGCCGTGATACAGCCGCGCGCGCTCCTCTGACGGCTCCACGGGGAAAAGATTTTTATGACGGCGCTGCGTCAGAGGAGGGGCGACACgacatttaaacaacaaactcTCCACAACGTTTTCTAAAGATTTAATCCAGTAAAAAAAGATACACGTTTAAGACACCAAAATAAATGGGTTAAATTTCAAccatttttgttcacaaacGTGAACTAATGTGAATTGAACTAAATTTTCTTCTCCTAACGtcttattggatttttttcccccctgctttgtttaaaagaaaccaaaatagaagaaggttttaaaaatcttctCTAACAAGGGTGACATACTGTATAGGTCATTTTCCTGACGACTCGGGGACAAATCTTGTTGTATTTCCGAAATAAATCCAACTTACAAACAGAAACGATGATGCAGTTCGAGTGTTAGGGCAGTTCTGCGCCTTTGcgaagtgaatttatttttcactgatgATAAAACTCTTCACCTGCTGTTGGATAGGTAcgacaaaaataagaattaccacaaaaaaaaaaagtgtgttaagaatcctttattattatttttgaaaacacaaatgagCTCATTGTGATACAATTGAACTGTTGAATATTCcattcacaaattaaaataccAATTATTTTGGTAGCCAGCATTTAGTACCCTCTAAAACTTACGTTTTTACTGTGCACGGAGGAGCGGATGGAAGACACAAAGTGCCATTTATCTTAAATGAATGGGTGTGAAGCTTTGATATTCCGTTGAAGGCTCGGGGTCAGAGTGCCGTCTGGTTTGGATGAGACTGCTTTAGGTGCTGCTTGTTTAAAGCCAGATCAAGTAGTTCGGCATTTAAAGTCCTTTTCTTGCATTTCCGGACTCTGAGGCCAGCTCTTACACAAACCCCCTCCTATCTGTCTATCATAAAGTGGTTTGAATTGTTGTGAACAATCTGCATTGAAAAAGGGGCAAATCCCATAATCCCCTTTACCGCGCAGAAATTCTTTGAACAGAGACAATAAAGGGAGGCCCGCCCTAATTGCTGAGTGATCAGCGGTAGTCTGGGTGCATGACGGGACATGCAAATGTGCTTCCAAAGAGACGCCGCAGCTCCGCTTTCACAGAGCAGGGGAGCAGGTGAGAAGCGAGGCCAGCTTTACTGCGGCTTAAGTAAAGCATAAGAGGAATACCGCTGCTATTTGTACACCTTCAatttagtttttcacatttgtcacatGTCACCTGTTGTCTTTGTTGCGTTTTTCGTGAGGCTTTATGAGGTGAACCAGCACAAAGAAGCACATTATACTCTGAGGAGAAGGCATGAACTCTGAAATCACTTTAAAGTACAAATCTagaatacactgctcaaaaaaataaagggaacacttaaacaggtgtttaacacttaaagtgttccctttatttttttgagcagtgtattatATGTacatgtgtatttatttcaagtattttgAGCTTTACCAGGTttgcaattcttttttttttctccatttttttcttttcatactaTTCTCAAACTTAAGGTTTACGCAATCCGAATTAGGTCtctactttgactaggccgcaTGCTTTGAACTAAGCCATCAACGCAGCTCTGGAACAGTGTTCAAGGTCTCTGCCCTAAAAACAAATACCCGTATATTTCACGTCAATGAACTGTAAAATTGAGACAGGAAAAATcagtaaatgataaaaaaaaaaaaagacgtagAACTATAAATATGATATGAAGTTGCAGTGAAAACAGCgatttgtacatttgttttagaattttttttatttttccttaagTTAAAACGattcatttaaagtaaaacattgattCCAGCACCATTTATAaccataaaatcaacaaaaacaatgccATGTAAACATGAAAGCAAAAGTGTTTTACCCGTAATTTTACCACAGCTGAAGCCGATTTTTACTGtagaatttacttttttcccccatcctTAAGCAGACAGattaactttaaattcaaaaaggcaaaacaatgaataaacgAGGCGGTATCGTCATGGCAAAAGTAACACACCCTGTTATCTTGGCAGAACACTGTGACTTCCACAACGTTGATCCCAATACTCGCCCACTATTCATTACTGGAACGCacgaaaaacaacaaacacacttCAGAGCCGTAACAGGACATAACAAAGGATTTTAATTCAAGTCATCAGTGTAACTGgtgctgaaatatttatattcataaaaaaaagttgaaagccacctttttcttttcttttcacaattaTCTACTGCTTTGCACTGGTTCATCTAATAAAATccccataaaataaaacaaaattttatgttatCCTCAAAATGTGACTTTCATGAGCAGCAGCTTCTGAATGAGCAGAAAACTCGGTTTGAGCCGCAGCAGACATTACGCAGCTGAAGTTGTTTACACATGCAGGTCACGTAATGTGACTCGTCCCTCGTAAACTCAAATTAACTCACGAGTCGTCCAAGTGGGacacaaacatttgtaaacCTCAGCATCCCCTTAGCTGTAATTATTTAGACTACAGTTTGTTCCTctaaattgattaaattatcTCTGGATGTAAACAGACACAGCTACACAATGTAAGGCAgacttttatgttgttttaagtgacataaacacaacatttcgtaccttttttttttttttatcatatgcTGATATCTTTAGGGAGTTAGtatcatgaataaaaaaaaaaacagattctaCATAATATATGGATAATATTTTgcattcattaaaatgtaaacagtattatgtaacataataaaatatgaaagaaatttaaatgttttaatataaaaatctgaaaaatatcatATGCATTTGTGTTAAGATGCACCGACACATGCAGGTCACGGTGCCctaaaattaaagtcagagcCAAGTCACTTAAATCTAGTTTATTCTCAGCTAAAATTAACACTCATCCTGGCCGTGAACACACCATGCCTATAGTGGCACAAGCACAAATTTGAAGAACACCgaaccattttcaaaaagtgaaggAGCCTGAATACCTATACACACACCAAACCTTTTAGACGACAGGTTTTCATTCTCTTTCAACTCCTTTTGaaacatgttgaagtttgtagttATGAAATATGCGAAACGCGTACAGAAAAATTAGGACAATCCCAACACTGTCGTTTGGGAAAATCATTCAACTCTTAAAGGAGACGCTTCCGGGTATTTTGAGGGATTCCTTTCGTCTTTCACATTTCAATCCAGCAGGTGGCGATAATGAGGCTATAAGCTGGTTTTCGAACATCTATGGAATCGCCGAATTAAACGAAGTCATCAAACTGCGACACAGACGCACTGCAGTGGTGAGCGCCACACCTTTGCTCTGTAATAATGTATGTTTGTTGTATTTAGACCTTGTGTTAATGATCTAATTTAACCCATTAGAGCTTCGTTATTAATACAGCTTCTAGAAACAGCTGCTAATATTAAAATGATGAGTGAagaagttaaaaatgtatttagccCCGCAGCTACAGACGGACGGAGCTAACATTAGTGTCTGAACTGCTCATTCGCGTTTATTTCTCAACTTTATTAAACCAAGACTAGTTTCATATACCCTTAGGTCTTTGTTGAGCGCTATTTATAATtggtcatttattattttatttgtttaaaagagTGTTAGAGTAAACCATATTCAATCGGCGCTTGACATGTTGTTAGCAAGACCGTTACTTTAGCTGTAAAGCTAGTCCATATTATGTCATGAAATTACCTTCTGGTTTCACCTGTGACAACATTCGCTACATATGATTGTGTTCTGCCTTTTGCGCATGTATTTTTAGTCTGTAATGGttaatttaaatagttaaaatgaaaataatgggTTGTTTCTCATCTCTGCGCCTTTTCCCGCAGCCGTACACTCGGTGCGCCTTTAACGCATTATGAGTTTGTTCGGAGCGGCTTCCGGCTTTGGAACAGGAGGGACTGGTGTTTTTGGAAGCACGACAACCGACAGCCATAATCCCATGAAGGTGAACTGAAAGAACTCGTTGGACGTAGTGCAGTAATCGTGACTCCCGTGCATCCCTCTCTCACCTGTTCGCCGGATATTCTCTTACAGGATGTCGAAGTGACCTCGCCTCCAGATGACAGCATCAGCTGCATGGCGTTCAGTCCTCCAACCATGCCAGGAAACTTCCTTATTGCGGGATCCTGGGCGAATGATGTGAGTTGGTTGTTGAGTCAATCAGTAGAAATCTATGTCGACAGAAACCAAGGATGGATTTTGTGTACGATTTGTGACCCAATGTGCTTGTTAGAGAGCAGCTGCTGTAAAATGTTGCTACAGTAGAGCTCTAAAGGTCTGTTGTAGTTCCTTACTTTAACTGGGACAAGCTGTCAAATTCATTATTATGGTAGTATCATTGGATGCCGTATTTGTTTtgtgataaattatttaatatcttTCAAAAAGCTCTAGCAttagtcacattttaaaaagatgaagaaaggGAGCTCcatgttaaaaatttaaaaacatttttgttgtatgATGGAAAACATCCTTTTTAAACATGCTAGCAATGAAATTGTGCCAAGTGTGACTAAATAAAGGTTGGttagacaaaacattttgtgtacTAGTTAAAACGTTTGTGACCAACGTGGAGGACTGCTTTGGGTCATTATCTTGCGTAAAGCCAGACTTGCagcactttctttattttttttcgaACAATTTCTGGGTTTAGAGGTTTTGCTTCAGGACTTGAAGGTGTTTCTCTCAAATCCATCCTGTTGCATGACAAGCAGAGCGCAGCTTCGTTTCCACAACCCGGACAAAAGTCGCACAGTTGCAGTcgcattttgttgtttctgtgtgaTTTCAGGTGAGATGTTGGGAGGTGCAGGACAACGGACAGACCGTCCCCAAAGCCCAACAGATGCACACGGGTCCGGTGCTGGGTGTCTGCTGGAGCGACGTAGGtgtcattttacaaaaataaaacgacCCACACGGCTCATAagggtgcttgaaatccttgaaaacgCTTGAGTTTAAATTAGgggttttcaaggtttggaaagtgcttggtttatttataaagccgTTGAAAGTGTTTGATATTTCAGTAGCagagttttgtaataaaatgaaatctaaCGCTTAAAGTCCTAAACTTTgacattatttacagttgaaatgtgatattttagtACAGGTAATAAAAAGACGGACactttttctcactgtctgtaattaaatcagactaaactctTCATGTTTTGGGTCAGTTAGAATTaacaaaatgatctttttttgctaaatgccagaaaacttggcaagaaatttttttgggggggagattttttgtaacttttaatgtatattttgtttaaatatttaattggatCAGCAATATCATTTATCATACCTCGTATTGTATCAGtgtgatgaatatttattttcacaagacattaacagtaataaatgaCGTAATAGTAaattgaaagtttaaaaaaaaaaaaaatttgttttagttcatttgtgtCGTTTTTATCCCCAAAGTTTGatgctggaaaagtttaaaaacattccTCGAATATGCTTGTAAAGTACTCGAATTTTAATGTGGGGAAAGTGTACGGACGCTGAATCCACGTGTTGGATATTTGCTGCTGGATTGCAAAAAAAGCTTATGAtgtcatgtttggtttttttattctgcaggaTGGCAGTAAGGTGTTCACCGCTTCATGCGACAAGACGGCCAAGATGTGGGATCTTAACAGCAACCAAGCGATGCAGATTGCACAGGTTGGCCGAGATCCCGCCGGGTCCGCCCTGCTATCGGCTTGATTTCATCTCACACGTCTCCTCCTTTCTCTCCCCAGCATGACGGTCCAATCAAATCAATCCACTGGATAAAAGCCCCAAACTACAGCTGTGTCATGACCGGCAGCTGGGATAAAACGCTTAAAGTACGACAGCCTTCTTCTGGGTTTCCCACAGAAAACTTGTTAAGCCCGGTGGTAGGAGCGCTAGGGCAGTCATCCTGCAGCccaccatgtttttgagttaaaaatgttttaaagttgaaaggaaatgtgaaaatatgactaggtagttatgtgttattggaagatatTATTCgcaatacctaaacaccaactgtaaagtctttaaaaaggcaaacaaaaaagcagtagTTTCAGACACTAATTGAAGTGTCCAAAATTTGTTGATCCTTTATCCGCCAACTTTATTTGCTTGTTCTTGGCATGTAGACCAGTAAACATCGGCAGTGGTTGCAGAAACTGGTGTATAAAAAACCCctataacaaacaaacaattcttagcctggtggcccgccaggctcaTAAAACTCTGTGGGAAAGCCTGCTACTTTAAGCACTTTGAACACATTTGTTTGTTGCATTTATAGAGAAAGTAATTTCGAGTCTGAGACACATCTATCTATCCGTCTGACGTTTTGTCGCATTTAGAAACATTGAcgtttttctctttaaagttTTGGGACACCCGCTCCCCCAACCCCATGATGTCCCTGCAGATGCCCGAGAGATGCTACTGTGCCGACGTTGTAAGTCCGTTATAAACAGCATGAGGTCATTTCTAAAAGCTTCCTGGTGAGAGAACTGACTCACCCTGTTGGACGTAGGTGTATCCCATGGCAGTGGTAGCCACAGCTGAAAGAGGCCTTATAGTGTACCAGTTAGAGAACCAGCCTTCTGAGTTTCGCAGAATAGACTCCCCTCTCAAACATCAGGTGAGCTGTTCTATAACTCTTTGAGGTTTTATATATGTTGCGATGTTTAATTGTTATGCAAATTCAGTgttgtctgtattttttatttttttgcttttcagcaCCGTTGTGTTGCCATATTTAAGGACAAACAGAACAAGCCAACAGGCTTTGCACTGGGAAGCATTGAGGGCAGAGTGGCGATTCATTACATCAATCCGCCAAACCCGTGAGTTTTTCTAAAACACACAACCCACATACAAGCTTCCTGCTCCACacctaaaaaagtaaaaaaaaaaaaaaaaacaactttaccGTATCTTCTAATCTTCTTTAGAGCCAAAGATAATTTCACCTTCAAGTGCCACAGGTCCAATGGAACCAACACAACCACTCCACAGGACATCTATGCTGTAAGTTGATCTTCTTGTATTAACAGTTAGGGATGGAATACAgattttctccactttttgATCCAAGTTTGGCAAAAGCAACTAGCACTACACATCACCAGGAACACATCCCAACTATGGTGAAATACGGTGGTGTCAGCATCATGCCGCTGCTTGTATTCAGCAGAGACAGTGAAGATGGATGGAAATCAGAGGAGTATCCTGAAACATGTTAAACTTCAAAGACACTTGAGCGTTGGGTTGAAGGTTCAAGTCCCAACAGAGCATCAACCCTACACACCGAGGCATAATGGTTTTAGATTAacatgtatttttgtgttataGTGTCCcggtcaaagtccagaccttaatCCAATTGTTAATTTGGgacaagaaacagaaatttcAATTTGACAGCATAAACCTGTCATGAGAGATGCAGCTGTATCGACAAGACAAAGGGCTAAATAGAAATGcgtgccacacttttcagatttgtatgtggaaaccattttaaaaaatgatgcatcattttcctCTGTTGGTCTGTCTCATTAAATCTTAATGGGAGACTGTACAGTTATCAACTAGCTagattaacaaaacaaataactggATTAATCTTGAATCAGTTATTGAATTAATTGTGGCCTAATTTGGTAATTAACATGagtttgctgaaaaaaacatcttttgagcagtaattaagccaaaactgtatgTAATATCTGTATATGTTTCGCatttaatataaagaaaacctgttgTCTGTAGACACGTTTTCCCCAAACTCCTCAAATGGcccagttttagcttcacccagttcaaattcactaaaagaatgcttatattgtatttttcttaattaaaaaaagaattgaattgttttatttgtatctttcGATATATTTCTAAGATTGTATACAAGAGGCTCGAGTGGTTAAATGAGAAAGCTGTATAAAgtgccacatttttttctccggttaatcgtcagaataatcgattattcCAATCGatcactaaaataatcgttagtcgTCAGCCTTACTGCACTTCCGTTTCTCCTGACCAGGTTAACGCCATCTCCTTCCATCCTGTCCACGGCACGCTGGCCACCGTGGGCTCCGACGGACGCTTCAGCTTCTGGGACAAAGACGCGCGCACCAAGCTGAAGACCTCCGAGCAGCTCgaccagccaatcacagcttGCTGCTTCAACCACAACGGCAACATCTTCGCGTACGCCTCGAGCTACGACTGGTCAAAGGTACGAGGCGCACGGTCGCTTCTTCACCTCTCTTTAtcgttttacttttaaaaaaacaaaagaaaaagaaacgagTCCTGATCTTCTAGGGCCATGAGTACTACAACCCCCAGAAAAAGAACTACATCTTTCTGAGGAATGCCGCTGAGGAGCTGAAGCCTCGGAACAAGAAATGGTGAGAGAAGGGCAGCCGCCGTCTTGTTACCGTGGAGACCGTGGTCAATGACTGGGGCTGCCCCATTTCCTGATTGCTGTTGTGGCTCTGACTGTGGGCTCTCAAGGGCATGCATGAATGTGGGCAGTAAGGACACTGacatgatatattttttttaattcagcctCTCTTTGTAGCCACCCGGTTTGGTAAAAGCACTTTGCACTTTAAATATGTAATGTCGTTTGCtccaaatgtgtgtgtgcacaagCTACTCTTGTACTCAAACCAGGTTGTATGTAAAGGATGGAGCCTTCTGTCTTAGCTAA
Above is a genomic segment from Xiphophorus couchianus chromosome 20, X_couchianus-1.0, whole genome shotgun sequence containing:
- the rae1 gene encoding mRNA export factor isoform X2 — protein: MSLFGAASGFGTGGTGVFGSTTTDSHNPMKDVEVTSPPDDSISCMAFSPPTMPGNFLIAGSWANDVRCWEVQDNGQTVPKAQQMHTGPVLGVCWSDDGSKVFTASCDKTAKMWDLNSNQAMQIAQHDGPIKSIHWIKAPNYSCVMTGSWDKTLKFWDTRSPNPMMSLQMPERCYCADVVYPMAVVATAERGLIVYQLENQPSEFRRIDSPLKHQHRCVAIFKDKQNKPTGFALGSIEGRVAIHYINPPNPAKDNFTFKCHRSNGTNTTTPQDIYAVNAISFHPVHGTLATVGSDGRFSFWDKDARTKLKTSEQLDQPITACCFNHNGNIFAYASSYDWSKGHEYYNPQKKNYIFLRNAAEELKPRNKK
- the rae1 gene encoding mRNA export factor isoform X1, whose translation is MSLFGAASGFGTGGTGVFGSTTTDSHNPMKDVEVTSPPDDSISCMAFSPPTMPGNFLIAGSWANDVRCWEVQDNGQTVPKAQQMHTGPVLGVCWSDDGSKVFTASCDKTAKMWDLNSNQAMQIAQHDGPIKSIHWIKAPNYSCVMTGSWDKTLKFWDTRSPNPMMSLQMPERCYCADVVYPMAVVATAERGLIVYQLENQPSEFRRIDSPLKHQHRCVAIFKDKQNKPTGFALGSIEGRVAIHYINPPNPAKDNFTFKCHRSNGTNTTTPQDIYAVNAISFHPVHGTLATVGSDGRFSFWDKDARTKLKTSEQLDQPITACCFNHNGNIFAYASSYDWSKGHEYYNPQKKNYIFLRNAAEELKPRNKKW